The segment AGTTCCGTGTCGGTCGGGCACCACGGTCACGAGCGGTTCCGGCATACCGGTCAGCAGCCGGTCGAGGTCGCATGGCTCGAGCAGAGGGCAATCGCCTGGCAGCAGGATCACGGAGTCTGCTCCAAGTTCTCGGGCACGGATGGCCCCGAGCGTCGCGGCGCCGGAATAGCTGGCGTCCTCGGGGTCGTGGATGACTTCGGCCCCGAACTCGGTGGCCAAGCCAGCCGCAATCGGTTCCCCGGTAACCACGATGGTTGAGGTCACCTGTCGCGCACTGGTCACCGCTTGGAGTACGTCACCGAGCATCGCCTCGACCAAGGCGAGCCGTTTTGCTTTCGGGATCCCGTCCGACATGCGTTGCTTGGCGGCGGTGAAACGCTTGGCGGTCACTACGGCGATGACGTTCATGATTCGATCAGGGTTTCGCTGACCTTTATCACCGTTCGAGCGAAGGTCGCCCGACTTTTTGGGGCTGTGCCCGAGGGGCGCGGTGGGAAAGTTTCTGATTTCGCTCGACGGCGGATCAGTACCGAGCAGTCGACCAGAATCTCGCCGGGGGTCAGCAGTTCCTGAGATTGGTCAAATACCCGGACCGGTTGCGAAAAGGGAACAGGAAAGAATCCGATTATCCGGCCACCTGCCGCTATCGGCTCTGAAGCGGGGGCCACCGGCGGTCATCTTGAATCCTTATTGGTGAGCTGGAGGACTTTCCATGCCGAGGGCATCAAAACCGCACCGACCGCCGCCTTGACGAGGCCTCCGACGATGAAGATGGTGAATCCGTTGTGGATCACCCAGGACAGGGTCTCGCCTGAGTACAGCTTCAGGCCGACGAGTCCGAATCCGAAGACAATGCATTGCGCGGCTACGAAAGAGAGGAACGCAGTCGCAACCTTGCGATCCGTCCCGTGCTCAGCCAGAAAACCGACCACCCATGCTGCTGCCATGAACCCGACGATGTACCCGCCAGTCGCACCGAGCAGGTGATGGAAACCCGACGAACCATCTGAGTAGACCGGAAGGAAGAAGCCCATCACTACGTACAGGGCGATCGCCGACAGTCCGCGGCTGGATCCCAACGAGGCACCGACCAGCACGACCGCAAGAGTCTGTCCTGAAATCGGAACCGGAGAGCCCGGTACCGCGAACGATATCTGGGCCGCCAACGCGGTCAGCAGGGCTCCGCCAGCAATCAGAAGGGCCGTGCGAACGTGATTCTTTGCGATCGAATCCGCCAGGACTGGCACCTGACGAAAGTCTGCGCTCTCAGCGACGTGAGACATGGTTCCTTTCGTTTTCAGATTGATGACCGGAGCTTCCTGCCAGAAGCGCCTTCCGCACGCGGCACGTTGACTGGGTGTACCTACAGGAGATCATCAAGACCCTTCCGCACGGCGTCCACGACCAGTTCGATGTGGCTGGTGGTCGAGATGAGCGGCGGGGAGAATCCGAGCGCCGAAACCATCGGGCGGATCAAGACTCCATGCTCTCGGATCGCGGTGAATGCGTGCCACGGCGTATCTGGCTCCGCGTCGATGCGCTCCCGGTCGAATTCGATCGCGCCGAGCAACCCGGTGCCCCCTCGGGCATGGTCGATCAGCGGATGATCAACCAGCGATGAGAGCGCCTCAGCAAGAGGTTGCTCGAGTTCGAGGGAATGTTCGAGTAGCCCTTCCTGCACGAGAATGTCGATGTTGGCCAGGGCGGCGACGCATGAGGCCGGATGACCGGAATAGGTCGGTCCGTGGCGGAACGGAGGGCCGCCCGGCCGCCAGAAAGGTTCAGCGACCGCACCGCTCACCAGCACCCCGCCGAGCGGTTGGTAGCCGCTGGTCACCGCCTTCGCGAATACAACCATGTCCGGAAGTACATCCCACCGTTCTATTCCGAACCAGTTGCCGAGGCGACCAAAGCCGCAGATCACCGCGTCGGCGATGAACAGCGCTCCCGCGCGTTGACAGGCCTGCCAAGCCTTCTCGATGTATCCGGGAGCAGGCGGAATCACGCCGCCAGCGCCGATCACTGGTTCAAGAAAGAACGCGGCGGCGCGTGGCCCGAGCCGGTCGAGTTCAGCTTCAAGCGCCTCAATGGAATCGTGCGGGACCAGGGAGGTGTCTGGCAGTAGATCGCCATAGCCTTCCCCGACCGAAACCATCCCGGCCAACGAGGTTCCGAAGCCGTGCGTCCCGTGGTACCCGTTGTCCCGGGATATGAGCCATCTCCGTTCGGGGTCTCCTCGCTCCGCGAAAGAGCGACGGGCAAGCTTAGCCGCAGTATCGATGCCGTCACCTCCACCGCTGACCAGGAAGACCTTGGCGTCTTCGACGGGGGCGAGGTCGGCCAGTCGTTCGGCCAGCTCCAAGGCTGGCCGGTTGGCGAAATCGTTGAAGGTCGAGTAAGCCTCGAGCTTCGAAAGCTGTTTGTAGACCGCCTCGGCTATCTCGGTGCGCCCGTGTCCCACATTTGCGTACCAGAGGCTTGATGTCCCGTCGAAGTACCGGCGGCCCTGTTCATCGAAGACCCAGACGCCCTCGCCACGGTCGATGACGTGCTTGGCGCTCCGGGTTCGCGCCATGGGCGCGAAGGGGTGCCAGTAGCGACTGTCCGTGCCGTCGTCAAATGGTAGTCCGGCGATTGGGCGCTCGGTTTCCACATCCGGTCCCATGGTCATCAGTCCACGTCCACGCGATGGCGTCGTATGTAGTCTTCATCGAGTTCCCACCCCAGACCCGGGGCGTCGCTCAGTTCGAGTATTCCGTCGCGAAGCTCAGGTCGATTCGCGATCAGGTTCCACCAGATCGGGTCGCGATCGGGATCGAAGCATTCGGCATAGGTGCCGTGCGGAATCGAACTGAGCAGGTGAGACGACACCTGCGGCTCTTCGTGATGTCCCATCCGAATGTCGTAGCAAGCCGCGGCTGCCGCTGCGCGACGCCATTCCGTCGGGCCGCCGGACCATGACGCATCGAAGTTGCATACATCGATCGCCCCCGCGATCATTAGGTCGACACAAGCGGTCGCCGAGTACTCACTCTGCCCTGCGCAGACCGGCAATCCAGCTTGGTAGCGAACGTCACGCATCGCTCTTGCGTCGTTGTGCCAGCGGCAAGGCTCTTCGAACCAGGCGATATCGAGGTCGGCCAACAACCTCGCGAATTCCACAGCCTGTGGCGGCGTCCAGGCCTGGTTTGCGTCCACCGCGAGCAGGAAATCCTTTCC is part of the Thermoleophilia bacterium genome and harbors:
- the cofC gene encoding 2-phospho-L-lactate guanylyltransferase, yielding MNVIAVVTAKRFTAAKQRMSDGIPKAKRLALVEAMLGDVLQAVTSARQVTSTIVVTGEPIAAGLATEFGAEVIHDPEDASYSGAATLGAIRARELGADSVILLPGDCPLLEPCDLDRLLTGMPEPLVTVVPDRHGTGTNALVIRPPDAIKPAFGKGSCERHLGLAGTAGIPHTTEQVDRLALDIDTLADIDALTRKLEMTRAAGENPAPRTAAILGI
- a CDS encoding biotin transporter BioY gives rise to the protein MSHVAESADFRQVPVLADSIAKNHVRTALLIAGGALLTALAAQISFAVPGSPVPISGQTLAVVLVGASLGSSRGLSAIALYVVMGFFLPVYSDGSSGFHHLLGATGGYIVGFMAAAWVVGFLAEHGTDRKVATAFLSFVAAQCIVFGFGLVGLKLYSGETLSWVIHNGFTIFIVGGLVKAAVGAVLMPSAWKVLQLTNKDSR
- a CDS encoding aspartate aminotransferase family protein, with the protein product MARTRSAKHVIDRGEGVWVFDEQGRRYFDGTSSLWYANVGHGRTEIAEAVYKQLSKLEAYSTFNDFANRPALELAERLADLAPVEDAKVFLVSGGGDGIDTAAKLARRSFAERGDPERRWLISRDNGYHGTHGFGTSLAGMVSVGEGYGDLLPDTSLVPHDSIEALEAELDRLGPRAAAFFLEPVIGAGGVIPPAPGYIEKAWQACQRAGALFIADAVICGFGRLGNWFGIERWDVLPDMVVFAKAVTSGYQPLGGVLVSGAVAEPFWRPGGPPFRHGPTYSGHPASCVAALANIDILVQEGLLEHSLELEQPLAEALSSLVDHPLIDHARGGTGLLGAIEFDRERIDAEPDTPWHAFTAIREHGVLIRPMVSALGFSPPLISTTSHIELVVDAVRKGLDDLL